A genomic region of Persephonella marina EX-H1 contains the following coding sequences:
- a CDS encoding 4Fe-4S dicluster domain-containing protein: MSKRQLAMVMDLNKCIGCQTCTVACKTQWTNRNGREYMYWNNVETQPGTGYPRNWMEAGGGFDSEGNLKDGIIPDMVLDYGVPWDYNHDELFGNADQTVLSPNTDPVWGPNWDEDVGEGDWPNSYFFYLPRICNHCSNPGCLAACPREAIFKREQDGIVLVDLDRCQGYRYCIAGCPYKKIYFNPKISKSEKCIFCFPRIERGLPPACAHQCVGRIRFVGFLDDQESQVYKLVHKYKVALPLRPDFGTQPNVYYVPPLEGPPKFDDEGKPIEGSGRIPVEFLEKLFGPEVHQALKTLKEEMEKRKRGEESELMDILIAYNHADMFRLDENYYQGIAEQKGLKGTEFFRIIDERYIQGANTQKVEVKQYFNVSGVNHKENH; encoded by the coding sequence ATGTCTAAAAGACAGCTTGCGATGGTTATGGATTTAAATAAATGTATAGGATGTCAGACATGTACAGTTGCCTGCAAAACACAGTGGACAAACAGAAACGGCAGGGAGTACATGTACTGGAACAATGTTGAAACACAGCCTGGAACAGGATATCCAAGGAACTGGATGGAAGCAGGAGGTGGATTTGATTCTGAAGGGAATCTGAAAGACGGTATTATCCCTGATATGGTTCTTGATTATGGTGTTCCGTGGGATTATAACCATGATGAGCTTTTTGGTAATGCTGATCAGACAGTTCTTTCACCTAATACTGACCCTGTTTGGGGACCTAACTGGGATGAGGATGTGGGAGAAGGAGACTGGCCGAACTCATACTTCTTCTATCTCCCAAGGATATGCAACCACTGTTCAAACCCCGGCTGTCTTGCTGCATGTCCAAGGGAAGCGATATTCAAAAGAGAGCAGGATGGTATAGTTCTCGTTGATCTTGATAGATGTCAGGGATACAGATACTGTATAGCAGGTTGTCCTTATAAAAAGATCTACTTTAATCCAAAAATATCAAAATCAGAAAAATGTATATTCTGTTTCCCAAGAATAGAAAGGGGACTTCCACCGGCATGTGCCCATCAGTGTGTTGGTAGAATAAGATTTGTAGGATTCCTTGATGATCAGGAATCTCAGGTTTACAAACTTGTCCATAAGTACAAGGTCGCACTTCCCCTCAGACCAGATTTTGGAACACAGCCAAACGTTTACTATGTTCCACCTCTTGAAGGTCCACCGAAGTTTGATGACGAAGGAAAGCCAATAGAGGGAAGTGGAAGAATACCTGTTGAGTTCCTTGAAAAACTTTTCGGACCGGAAGTTCATCAGGCTCTTAAAACACTTAAAGAAGAGATGGAGAAAAGAAAGAGAGGAGAAGAATCAGAACTTATGGATATTCTTATAGCTTACAACCATGCTGACATGTTCAGACTTGATGAGAACTACTACCAGGGTATAGCTGAGCAGAAAGGCCTTAAAGGAACGGAGTTCTTCAGAATTATTGATGAGAGGTACATTCAGGGGGCTAACACGCAGAAAGTAGAGGTAAAACAGTACTTTAATGTATCCGGTGTAAATCACAAAGAAAACCATTAA
- a CDS encoding ethylbenzene dehydrogenase-related protein, whose protein sequence is MNRGLKAGLLGLSLIAFTATAGEKEFFKYEVINGKYVEGEISADPDDKIWKTARGKDVYLYPQITVRLNDKKANSLIPKKKKVTARVKVVYNSKNIAVYVRWKDDTPSIQPVYDTDAFGDGVSVEFPNRFGKGISLPYVGMGDENHPVTVYLQKNVAGRDYQKVFISKGFGSLTEIEEDGVEISMKYNEETKEWTAVFKRPLKTDISNLKSGLVPVAFAIWDGDKYERDGNKVLSRWKFIKLGKFPINEDYVKYVSWGTPYIDWYRKDRKEDIGDPVRGKKLAIENGCNSCHRFDDQRIAPAGMAPDLSNIGVIANAVYIKESIINPNDVIIRNLNLNRHYNKGAQPDKFRAYPNNDMYQWYIMMDGKRQSKMPPFDYLSQQDINDIVAYLKTLKSWKKFK, encoded by the coding sequence ATGAATAGAGGCTTAAAAGCTGGGTTACTTGGATTATCACTGATAGCCTTCACAGCTACAGCCGGAGAAAAGGAGTTTTTTAAGTACGAGGTTATAAATGGAAAGTACGTTGAGGGAGAGATATCCGCTGATCCGGATGATAAGATCTGGAAAACGGCAAGAGGTAAAGATGTTTATCTCTACCCTCAGATAACTGTAAGGCTGAACGATAAAAAGGCAAACAGCCTGATACCAAAGAAGAAAAAGGTAACAGCAAGAGTTAAAGTTGTTTATAACAGTAAAAATATAGCTGTTTATGTAAGATGGAAGGATGATACACCTTCTATCCAGCCTGTTTACGATACAGATGCCTTTGGTGATGGTGTCAGTGTTGAGTTTCCAAACAGGTTTGGAAAAGGTATATCACTGCCGTATGTTGGGATGGGTGATGAGAACCATCCTGTAACTGTGTATCTCCAGAAAAATGTGGCAGGAAGGGATTACCAGAAGGTATTTATCTCTAAAGGTTTTGGATCGCTGACGGAGATAGAGGAAGATGGTGTTGAGATATCAATGAAGTACAATGAAGAAACGAAGGAATGGACAGCTGTTTTCAAAAGACCTTTAAAAACGGATATCAGCAATCTGAAATCAGGTCTCGTACCAGTTGCTTTTGCAATCTGGGATGGAGATAAATACGAGAGAGACGGAAACAAGGTTCTTTCAAGATGGAAGTTTATAAAACTCGGAAAGTTCCCTATAAATGAGGATTATGTAAAGTATGTATCCTGGGGAACACCTTATATTGACTGGTATAGAAAGGACAGAAAAGAGGATATAGGAGATCCTGTAAGAGGTAAAAAGCTTGCTATAGAAAATGGCTGTAACTCCTGCCACAGATTTGATGACCAGAGGATAGCCCCTGCCGGTATGGCTCCTGACCTGTCAAATATAGGAGTTATAGCAAATGCTGTATATATAAAAGAATCCATAATCAACCCTAACGATGTGATAATCAGAAACCTGAATCTTAACAGACATTACAACAAAGGGGCACAGCCTGATAAATTCAGAGCATACCCTAACAACGATATGTACCAGTGGTACATAATGATGGATGGCAAAAGACAGTCAAAGATGCCGCCTTTTGATTATCTATCCCAGCAAGATATAAACGATATAGTAGCCTATCTAAAAACATTAAAAAGCTGGAAAAAATTTAAGTAG
- a CDS encoding 4Fe-4S dicluster domain-containing protein: MRLGFLVDLSRCMGCMACAVACKAENDVPLHSWRLRVKYIDQGEFPDVKRHFVPLRCNHCENAPCERICPVGALHYLPNGIVNVDHNRCIGCASCMMACPYNAIYLDPVTNSADKCTYCAHRIEVGMMPACVVACPTHANIFGDLDDPESEISKYLKSHRDVMVRKPELGTKPKHFYVRGSTVALDPLASERPEGFTLFTEVKFLDHIGGH, from the coding sequence ATGAGACTGGGCTTTTTGGTTGATCTAAGTAGATGTATGGGGTGTATGGCCTGTGCTGTTGCCTGTAAGGCAGAGAATGACGTTCCGCTACACAGCTGGAGGTTAAGGGTTAAGTACATAGATCAGGGTGAGTTTCCGGATGTAAAAAGGCATTTTGTTCCTTTAAGGTGCAATCACTGTGAAAACGCACCATGTGAAAGGATATGTCCTGTAGGAGCTCTCCACTACCTGCCAAACGGGATTGTGAATGTGGATCACAACAGATGTATAGGATGTGCTTCATGTATGATGGCATGTCCATACAACGCTATATACCTTGATCCTGTAACCAACTCAGCTGACAAATGTACATACTGTGCACACAGAATTGAAGTTGGAATGATGCCTGCATGTGTGGTTGCTTGTCCAACACATGCGAACATCTTTGGAGACCTTGATGATCCTGAGAGTGAGATATCAAAATACCTTAAATCACACAGGGATGTTATGGTGAGAAAGCCTGAACTTGGCACAAAACCAAAACATTTCTACGTTAGAGGTTCAACTGTTGCTCTTGATCCTCTTGCTTCTGAAAGACCTGAAGGATTTACACTGTTTACAGAAGTTAAGTTTTTAGACCATATAGGAGGGCATTAA
- the nrfD gene encoding NrfD/PsrC family molybdoenzyme membrane anchor subunit, with protein sequence MLGAEVTFDVALPKVIWGWLVSTNMWAKSIATGTFLVGLYFVIRYPEKDNFFRKWIPILGLIFIGITLLVTVLDLHHMFRFWKIFVHAHFTSAVTLGAWVVSGFVIVLLLSFWSWATGNRKLFDRIMIPGFILAFFSTIYTAGIMGQATGREIWVFPAEMISMLLSATLAGSAAFLFIDRIYKYVLDDQIRRELGYILFSSAGLLSALYIGELFFAKMHSEFSYEVVKILAFGDVAPFFWLGLVFGFIIPMILVGVATEKRKGQYAFLGSLSALIGLWLIKHAWLIAPQYLPLS encoded by the coding sequence ATGTTAGGAGCTGAAGTTACCTTTGATGTTGCATTACCTAAGGTTATATGGGGATGGCTTGTTTCAACAAATATGTGGGCTAAAAGTATAGCCACAGGTACGTTCCTTGTTGGACTTTACTTTGTGATCAGATATCCTGAAAAGGACAACTTCTTCAGAAAATGGATTCCTATCCTTGGACTTATATTCATAGGTATAACTTTACTTGTTACAGTTCTTGATCTTCACCATATGTTCAGATTCTGGAAGATATTTGTTCATGCCCACTTCACATCAGCTGTAACACTTGGGGCATGGGTTGTTTCAGGATTTGTGATAGTTCTTCTTTTATCTTTCTGGTCATGGGCAACAGGAAACAGAAAACTGTTTGACAGAATAATGATCCCTGGATTCATACTTGCATTTTTCTCAACAATATACACAGCAGGTATTATGGGACAGGCAACAGGAAGGGAGATATGGGTTTTTCCTGCTGAGATGATATCAATGCTTTTAAGTGCGACACTTGCAGGATCTGCAGCATTCCTCTTTATTGACAGAATCTATAAGTATGTGCTTGATGATCAGATAAGAAGAGAGCTTGGATATATACTCTTCTCAAGTGCAGGTCTGCTTTCAGCACTCTATATTGGGGAGCTTTTCTTTGCAAAGATGCACAGTGAGTTTTCCTACGAGGTTGTTAAAATACTTGCATTCGGAGATGTTGCTCCATTTTTCTGGTTAGGTCTGGTGTTTGGGTTTATAATCCCGATGATTTTAGTAGGTGTAGCTACAGAGAAGAGAAAAGGTCAGTATGCTTTCCTTGGATCTCTGAGTGCTTTAATTGGTCTGTGGCTTATAAAACATGCATGGTTAATAGCACCACAATATTTACCACTAAGTTAA
- a CDS encoding molybdopterin-dependent oxidoreductase produces MRTSRRDFLKGVATVIGGAAFAKGVVEKTVSTANAGVKEDITFFPEHIDYYPPFEKWNDWKEPEGAYWKQKGGALRDGVKMINYMIVPTVCNNCEAACGLTAWIDKDNMVIKKFMGNPFHSGSRGRNCAKGYATLAQTYDPDRIPFPLKRAPGSKRGEGKWVRTTWDEALETIGKRMRETLKRAIKEGDELAKKMVMYHVGRPNESGGFTARVVWSWGVDGHNSHTNICSAGGRLGAIAWSGDDRPSPDFANSRLIFLSASHAADAGHYFQQHAGYIADARAKGAKLVIMDPRLSNSAGMADLWLPVWPGTEAAVYLSMISRLLQEDKYNRKFMERWVNWKTFIKDKEYLNYLLKEGRISKLPEGETFDDFIAVLKDLYKDYTFEWAAEETKVPIERLEKLYELILWAGDRITSYFWRAQAAGNRGGWMSAGRTGYFLLVVTGSIGGVGANGWHHWHVLGVGGKGGKATLKEKPDPVDAWNELLWPPEWPLSTYELSFLLPHLLTDDQWRKKWAERGLKIPDKLDVWIFKIYNPVWINPDGFKWIEVLKDENKMGLTVNLSPTWSETNWFVDYILPVGLAGERHDNQSAETKPERWTAFRQPVLRVALKKMGWEPKVPWRATLEAHKKVGLGEVWEENEFWINLAWAIDPDGELGIRKFYESKKNPGKPVTIEEWYDAAFGTLPNLKKICEKLGTSPYEYMRDRGAWTEETDVYNVHEREIPYDPEKDAYKYKGKWIPRSKLAVDPDSGAVYIKGHGDELHSERHTIGVMRDGKLLKGFHTPTGLLEFYSKTFVEWNWPEYAIPYYPRNREERKKLVHVVTHVHHDYMTEPNAFVLNPIYRLPYNIHTRSVNAKWLMEISQNHNPVWINEADAKRLGIKRGDAIKLRVVDTVSGIEVGYFVGMAIPTQATRPGVLACSHHSGRWRVVDTVKVDGFNQELGFNRYGTALVEIHNSGPVWAARWKSGVRSFKVERKHGDKNLKWPYPEFNKDMKEVWWNGASGVWQNAVFPANPDPLSGMHCWHKKVLVEKAGPNDKIGDVVVNTEATFKVYQAWRDQLTRPAPGPNGLRRPKWFKRPWYPHTDSAYRMKKSH; encoded by the coding sequence ATGAGAACGAGCAGGAGAGATTTTTTAAAAGGTGTTGCCACTGTAATTGGTGGAGCAGCATTTGCTAAAGGTGTTGTTGAAAAAACTGTAAGTACAGCAAATGCCGGTGTTAAAGAAGATATAACATTCTTCCCTGAACATATAGATTACTATCCACCATTTGAGAAATGGAATGACTGGAAAGAGCCGGAAGGTGCATACTGGAAACAGAAAGGTGGTGCACTGAGAGATGGTGTGAAGATGATCAACTATATGATAGTTCCAACTGTGTGTAACAACTGTGAGGCTGCATGTGGTCTTACAGCGTGGATTGATAAGGACAATATGGTTATAAAGAAATTTATGGGTAACCCTTTCCACTCTGGAAGTAGGGGAAGAAACTGTGCAAAGGGTTATGCAACATTAGCACAGACATACGATCCTGATAGAATACCTTTCCCATTAAAAAGAGCTCCCGGATCTAAAAGGGGAGAAGGGAAATGGGTTAGAACTACATGGGATGAAGCGTTAGAAACAATAGGAAAAAGAATGAGGGAGACCCTGAAAAGGGCTATAAAGGAAGGAGATGAACTTGCTAAAAAGATGGTTATGTACCATGTTGGAAGACCGAACGAGTCAGGTGGTTTTACAGCGAGGGTAGTCTGGTCTTGGGGTGTTGATGGACATAACTCTCACACAAATATATGTTCAGCAGGTGGAAGACTGGGTGCTATAGCATGGAGTGGTGATGACAGACCTTCGCCTGATTTTGCAAACTCAAGACTTATATTCCTTTCTGCTTCACATGCAGCAGATGCAGGGCACTACTTCCAGCAGCATGCGGGATACATAGCTGATGCAAGGGCAAAAGGTGCAAAACTTGTTATAATGGATCCAAGACTTTCAAACTCTGCCGGAATGGCTGATCTTTGGCTTCCAGTATGGCCTGGAACAGAGGCTGCTGTTTATCTCTCAATGATAAGCAGGCTGCTTCAGGAAGATAAGTACAACAGAAAATTTATGGAAAGATGGGTAAACTGGAAAACATTTATAAAGGACAAAGAGTATCTTAACTACCTTCTAAAAGAGGGAAGAATATCAAAACTTCCTGAAGGTGAAACATTTGATGATTTTATAGCTGTTTTAAAGGATCTTTACAAAGATTACACATTTGAGTGGGCTGCTGAAGAGACAAAAGTTCCTATAGAGAGACTTGAAAAACTTTATGAGCTTATACTCTGGGCAGGAGACAGGATAACATCTTACTTCTGGAGAGCTCAGGCTGCAGGTAACAGAGGAGGATGGATGTCAGCAGGTAGGACAGGATACTTCCTCCTTGTTGTTACAGGCTCAATAGGTGGTGTTGGTGCAAATGGATGGCATCACTGGCATGTCCTCGGTGTTGGTGGAAAAGGTGGAAAGGCTACATTAAAGGAAAAGCCTGATCCTGTTGATGCCTGGAATGAGCTTTTATGGCCACCAGAATGGCCTTTATCAACATACGAACTTTCATTCCTGCTTCCACATCTTCTAACAGACGATCAGTGGAGAAAGAAATGGGCTGAAAGAGGCCTTAAGATACCTGACAAGCTTGATGTATGGATCTTTAAAATCTACAACCCTGTATGGATTAACCCTGATGGATTTAAATGGATAGAGGTTCTCAAAGATGAGAACAAGATGGGACTTACTGTAAACCTATCCCCAACGTGGTCTGAGACAAACTGGTTTGTTGATTATATACTTCCTGTTGGTCTGGCAGGTGAGAGACATGACAACCAGTCAGCTGAAACAAAACCTGAAAGATGGACGGCTTTCAGACAGCCTGTCTTAAGGGTGGCTCTCAAGAAGATGGGATGGGAACCTAAGGTTCCGTGGAGAGCAACACTTGAAGCCCATAAAAAGGTTGGACTCGGTGAGGTATGGGAGGAAAATGAGTTCTGGATAAATCTTGCATGGGCTATAGACCCTGATGGTGAGCTTGGAATAAGAAAGTTCTATGAATCAAAGAAAAATCCAGGAAAACCTGTAACTATAGAAGAGTGGTACGACGCAGCATTCGGAACACTTCCAAACCTCAAGAAAATCTGTGAAAAACTTGGAACATCTCCATATGAGTATATGAGAGATAGAGGGGCCTGGACTGAAGAGACAGATGTTTACAATGTTCATGAAAGGGAGATCCCTTACGATCCAGAGAAGGATGCATACAAATATAAAGGAAAATGGATACCAAGAAGCAAACTTGCTGTTGATCCTGACTCAGGAGCTGTTTATATAAAAGGACATGGAGATGAACTCCACTCTGAAAGACACACAATAGGTGTTATGAGAGATGGTAAACTCCTTAAAGGATTCCACACACCAACAGGTCTTTTAGAGTTCTACTCAAAAACATTTGTTGAGTGGAACTGGCCTGAGTACGCAATCCCTTATTATCCAAGAAACAGAGAGGAGAGAAAGAAACTTGTCCATGTTGTTACACATGTCCACCATGATTATATGACTGAGCCAAACGCATTTGTTCTCAACCCGATTTACAGACTTCCTTACAACATCCATACAAGGTCTGTTAACGCAAAATGGCTTATGGAGATATCACAGAACCACAACCCTGTCTGGATAAACGAGGCTGACGCTAAAAGACTCGGTATAAAGAGAGGAGATGCTATAAAACTCCGTGTAGTTGATACAGTGTCAGGTATAGAGGTTGGATACTTTGTGGGAATGGCAATACCTACACAGGCTACAAGACCGGGAGTTCTCGCATGTTCTCACCACTCAGGAAGATGGAGAGTTGTAGACACAGTAAAAGTGGATGGATTTAACCAGGAACTTGGATTTAACAGATACGGAACAGCTTTAGTTGAGATCCATAACTCCGGACCTGTCTGGGCTGCAAGATGGAAGTCAGGTGTTAGATCATTCAAGGTAGAGAGAAAACATGGAGATAAAAATCTGAAATGGCCATATCCAGAGTTTAACAAGGATATGAAAGAGGTATGGTGGAATGGTGCTTCAGGTGTATGGCAGAATGCTGTCTTCCCTGCAAACCCAGACCCACTTTCAGGAATGCACTGCTGGCATAAAAAGGTTCTTGTAGAAAAAGCAGGTCCTAACGATAAGATAGGAGATGTTGTTGTAAACACAGAAGCGACATTTAAGGTATATCAGGCATGGAGAGATCAGCTCACAAGACCAGCACCGGGTCCAAACGGTCTGAGAAGACCAAAGTGGTTCAAAAGACCTTGGTATCCACACACTGACAGTGCTTACAGAATGAAAAAATCACATTAA
- a CDS encoding TorD/DmsD family molecular chaperone: MEKFNELQARINMYGFLSRLLIEEIDAETLRKIKNNEEILDLFPNTKQWDLFWEKDEKKLIEEDLNVDFTTVFLLNVYPYESVFIHDEGHINPTVTNPTLIFYREHGYSIDLNKTRALSPDHIAVEMEFMMNLIQEELDSLKKENENEAKRLRNIQKRFLEEHLGSWGPVYLMAARDMAETPFYYDVCQLALDFILSDYEYLAEEMEVV; this comes from the coding sequence ATGGAAAAGTTTAATGAGCTACAGGCAAGAATAAATATGTACGGTTTCCTTTCAAGACTTCTCATTGAGGAGATAGACGCTGAAACATTAAGGAAGATCAAAAATAACGAGGAGATACTTGATCTATTCCCAAATACAAAACAGTGGGATCTTTTCTGGGAGAAAGACGAGAAAAAGCTTATAGAAGAGGATCTTAATGTTGATTTTACAACGGTGTTTTTACTTAATGTATATCCGTATGAATCGGTTTTTATACATGATGAAGGACATATAAATCCAACTGTAACGAATCCTACACTTATCTTTTACAGAGAACATGGGTATTCCATTGATCTGAATAAAACAAGAGCCCTCTCTCCTGATCACATAGCTGTTGAGATGGAATTTATGATGAACCTTATTCAGGAAGAGCTTGATTCTTTAAAAAAAGAGAATGAGAATGAAGCAAAAAGATTAAGAAATATACAGAAGAGATTCCTTGAAGAGCATCTTGGAAGCTGGGGACCTGTCTATCTTATGGCTGCAAGAGATATGGCTGAAACACCTTTTTACTACGATGTATGCCAGCTTGCACTTGATTTTATCCTCTCTGATTACGAGTACCTGGCTGAGGAGATGGAGGTTGTATAG
- a CDS encoding 4Fe-4S binding protein: protein MSQLRVSLNFHNCTHVYYRDSSCSKCVDVCPVKDAIYFDEGKLKIDDEKCVNCGACFGICPTEAFSVNGFSPEKLLDHLVKSGETVISCRVNVPCIAALDSQYLISLVLRSEKDIFLDISRCDECGISSLKGRIQDIVNETNYFLESAGVDRKVLLSREDIQLKRSETKDRRGFLKDFGKISAGLAFWALMPEIDHEEKEEEDFKNIVEEKVLPEKRKILIKTLKNCGDALENRVLEVDRISFCSDKWIDNRLCTNCSVCYNICPTGALKPGRDRLQILFEPSLCVKCKICHESCPENCLHLEEKLSFDTFLNGMKILAEHVMIPCEECLVPFSYKGDSTVCPRCKQLDDEIRDLLKIGD from the coding sequence ATGAGCCAGTTGAGAGTAAGTCTTAATTTCCATAACTGTACACATGTCTACTACAGGGACTCCTCATGCTCAAAATGTGTGGATGTCTGTCCTGTAAAAGATGCCATATATTTTGATGAGGGAAAATTAAAGATAGATGATGAAAAGTGTGTTAACTGTGGTGCCTGTTTTGGTATCTGTCCTACAGAAGCTTTCTCCGTTAATGGTTTCTCCCCAGAGAAATTACTGGATCATCTTGTAAAATCAGGAGAAACGGTTATAAGCTGTAGGGTTAATGTTCCATGTATAGCAGCCCTCGATTCCCAGTATCTTATATCTCTGGTTTTAAGATCTGAGAAAGACATTTTTCTTGATATATCAAGGTGTGATGAATGTGGTATATCATCATTAAAAGGAAGAATACAGGATATCGTAAATGAAACAAACTACTTCCTTGAATCAGCAGGTGTTGACAGAAAGGTTTTACTCAGCAGAGAGGATATACAGCTAAAAAGATCTGAAACTAAAGATAGAAGGGGATTTTTAAAAGATTTTGGTAAGATCTCAGCCGGTCTTGCATTCTGGGCTTTAATGCCTGAGATTGACCATGAAGAGAAGGAAGAGGAGGATTTTAAAAATATAGTTGAGGAAAAGGTTCTTCCTGAGAAAAGGAAGATTTTAATAAAAACATTAAAAAACTGTGGTGATGCCCTAGAAAATAGAGTTCTGGAAGTGGACAGGATCTCTTTCTGTTCTGATAAATGGATAGATAACAGGCTGTGTACAAACTGTTCAGTATGTTACAACATATGTCCAACAGGTGCTTTAAAACCTGGAAGAGACAGACTCCAGATACTTTTTGAACCTTCACTGTGCGTAAAATGTAAGATATGCCATGAGTCCTGTCCTGAGAACTGTCTTCATCTAGAGGAAAAGCTCAGCTTTGATACATTTCTAAATGGAATGAAAATTCTTGCTGAACATGTGATGATACCATGTGAAGAATGTCTTGTTCCTTTTTCATACAAAGGTGATTCAACGGTCTGCCCGCGGTGTAAACAGCTTGATGACGAGATAAGGGATCTTCTTAAAATAGGAGACTGA
- a CDS encoding OmpP1/FadL family transporter: MKKVVGLAAVLSSALLTTSAFATNGDNMIGVSPASRAMGGIGVGMCVGPTDAIFRNPAWLSREKGFNVSFGGILFMPHVKGRSKGYFDTDPANPGGVVSTDTGYVTSKADTFMIPEIAITNQISDNVVIGIGAYGVSGMGVDYRDKNLALGPDGKYHNGLAKMHTTLQFMRIVPAVGYKVNEALTVGGALHLAWGSLDLGAELGYDSDGDGIPDTFFNAGGGQSQSYGIGASLGINFKPTENICIGASYQSSVKMTYKNVFDSNGDGKFEDLKLEQPQEFAVGVGYRPVETFKIGFDVRWINWSDADGYKQFKWEDQWVFAVGGEYKVTPKLALRAGYNYGKTPIKSKSNLNTANANNIPDFSQPFPDYNVEWFNLIGFPAIAEQHITLGFGYQFTEKFTLNMSYVRAFEKKVESSASVMASKDLIAGAKNAQDSIGISLDWHF; this comes from the coding sequence ATGAAAAAAGTAGTTGGTTTAGCAGCAGTTTTAAGCTCAGCGTTACTCACCACATCAGCTTTTGCAACCAATGGAGACAACATGATCGGTGTTTCTCCAGCTTCAAGAGCTATGGGTGGAATTGGTGTTGGTATGTGCGTAGGCCCTACAGATGCGATCTTCAGGAACCCAGCATGGCTCAGCAGAGAAAAAGGATTCAATGTTAGCTTTGGTGGGATATTATTTATGCCTCATGTGAAGGGAAGATCAAAGGGATACTTTGATACAGATCCTGCCAATCCAGGTGGAGTTGTTTCTACAGATACAGGGTATGTGACAAGTAAGGCTGATACATTCATGATTCCTGAGATAGCTATCACGAACCAGATAAGTGATAACGTGGTTATAGGTATAGGTGCGTATGGTGTTTCCGGAATGGGTGTTGATTACAGGGACAAAAATCTTGCCCTTGGACCTGATGGAAAGTATCATAACGGACTTGCAAAGATGCACACTACACTCCAGTTCATGAGAATAGTTCCTGCAGTAGGGTATAAAGTCAATGAAGCTCTCACGGTAGGTGGAGCATTACATCTCGCATGGGGATCTTTGGATCTTGGAGCTGAACTCGGTTATGACTCAGATGGAGATGGAATTCCTGATACATTCTTTAATGCTGGTGGTGGTCAGTCACAGTCCTACGGTATAGGAGCATCATTAGGGATAAACTTCAAACCAACTGAGAATATCTGTATTGGTGCTTCATACCAGTCTTCAGTAAAAATGACATATAAAAATGTTTTTGATTCAAATGGTGATGGAAAGTTTGAAGACCTTAAACTTGAGCAGCCTCAGGAGTTCGCTGTAGGTGTAGGTTACAGACCTGTTGAAACATTTAAGATAGGATTTGATGTTAGATGGATTAACTGGTCAGATGCTGATGGATATAAGCAGTTCAAATGGGAAGATCAGTGGGTATTTGCTGTAGGTGGAGAGTACAAGGTAACACCAAAACTTGCTTTAAGAGCAGGTTATAACTACGGAAAAACTCCTATAAAGAGTAAATCAAACCTGAATACAGCAAACGCAAACAACATTCCTGACTTTTCACAGCCATTCCCAGACTACAACGTAGAATGGTTTAACCTCATAGGATTCCCTGCTATAGCAGAACAGCATATAACTTTAGGTTTTGGGTATCAGTTTACAGAAAAGTTCACATTAAACATGTCTTATGTGAGAGCGTTTGAGAAAAAAGTTGAGTCTTCAGCAAGTGTGATGGCTTCAAAAGATCTTATAGCTGGAGCTAAAAATGCACAGGATTCTATAGGAATATCTTTAGACTGGCATTTTTAA
- a CDS encoding SCP2 sterol-binding domain-containing protein, producing MKKAVAGFISILTVVQISSAQVKFMDQEYAKQFCDLWNQTGELTEGLSKWSKNTGNKGYRIIRFYRQDCGGPEKAIEVHIAPKDGKAVCIYGGKATDQKADFLMFATDENWKSLAKGEFGFMGMGIMSKMTFEGSKWEAMQNMGPFKAFLLNLDKVQHTMECP from the coding sequence ATGAAAAAGGCAGTGGCAGGATTTATATCCATACTTACAGTAGTTCAGATCTCATCTGCACAGGTGAAATTTATGGATCAGGAATATGCAAAACAGTTCTGTGATCTATGGAATCAGACAGGTGAGTTAACAGAAGGTTTATCAAAATGGTCTAAAAATACAGGAAATAAAGGATACAGAATTATCAGATTTTACAGACAGGACTGTGGAGGACCTGAAAAAGCTATAGAAGTCCACATAGCACCTAAGGACGGAAAAGCTGTCTGTATTTATGGTGGGAAAGCGACAGATCAGAAAGCTGATTTTCTGATGTTTGCGACAGATGAAAACTGGAAATCTCTTGCAAAAGGTGAATTTGGATTTATGGGAATGGGAATTATGTCAAAGATGACATTTGAAGGATCAAAATGGGAAGCTATGCAGAATATGGGTCCTTTCAAAGCCTTCCTTCTTAACCTTGATAAGGTTCAGCATACAATGGAATGTCCGTAG